tttaatgtttaatattaaattaattagaattgtttaaataattatttattaattttattaagaacgttaattttataaaattaataatattttcaattttataaaataaaattgatttatgaaatcaatttttgaaaaattgaaaaagagagaaaacacaaaatggaaaaatgacatTTTCCATTATTTCTTCAAGTTACTCACACTAAACCCATATTCTTAAGTCTTCATTAACtacaagcatgagctacatcttATACAgctaatctctttgcatgatcgtttgcaatatattaaagagattAGAGTGATTTTGAGACAATGCAACCGATAGAATTTCTCTgaaaaattcatgagaaaaagttGTTCTTCCGTTGGGTTGCTATTGTGAGTTTGTCTCCATATTCCcttgattccaacttattttgagtcccacaactcaatctagagcaccaagaggatagtagggaagatcttggggtagtctacaacaagattcagaggagatttgcagctggaattcaagcttagaggaagttctacaaaggtatgtcttgaacccatttatttatgcaataacatgctttcatttctaccaaaattaatgaattagagtgcttatggatccttgtcGCTTCCGTTGCACGCTGGTACGTTCCAACAAAAattgtgaatgatcgacttacttattatggttaaatcaagtggacaaaaatatatctacagtgagaagagtgcaactatcgagctatagtgatatgtctcgatagttaacgaatattaattaattcggtttaaagattttagccaattaatttcaaatcgttggagttcatgatctgtaggtccataagatccctttaCTAGGTcatgaaagattaaattttggatttgaaaattgaacgaatttgaagtgttcaaattcgatattagagtttggaatttgaaatatttaatttcaattttaggatttggataattatattcgatttatttaacgtttaaattttctgaaattaaatgtaattagaccGTTTAAAGATTTAAATGTTGGTTTacatattgattacatgaataggattcatgtttaaattagattttttatttatttaatatttggtattaaattattatttaattaattaaatatgtttaatcaattaattttttaaaataaattatttttaatttgtgaAAGTCAATTTTAGAATTGAATTTTAGGTTtttatctaaattaattttgaagtaaaattaattagatttaaaaatcaaattaaaaatgttttttaatttgaaagtgGGTTTACcccaaatttcaaattgattagTGGATTATTCCAAGTTTAACACCTTACCAATATCTAAAGTGCTAATTGAAGTGTCACTTGGCTGAATGAGTGAGTGCTTGCATGATTCAACTTGTTAAATACTCCAATTTACAGAATATTgtgatttttgaaaaatgttaaGCAAAAACATTTTTGCTATCAAGCTCTCAAATATCCAACTTTATCCCTTTAAATTATgagtttccaccactcaatccaaggctgagaatagtagagaagaacCTCTAGGTGGTCTACTAAAGAATTGAAGATCAATTTCGTGGATTAAGCAATGAGCAAGTGGAAATCTACAAAGCTATCCAcaatgaaaccctctttttgttaaaaattaattttcagcatgctttgttttcaaattaagtGCAATTAGAATGCTTAAGGATTCTCTTAACTTCCGTTTTATGCATCTTTACTCTATCATATTTGATTCCtctttctaaaattttgtttaagtgTCAACTTTTAAAGCATTCTCACCTTAGAGTTAGTCACCTCAATTGCATGCACCAATTCATGCTCCTAAGTTCCAGCTTATAATATTTATTCACCCCAGAGTTCGCCACCTCCTTCTACACTTAGCcaacttttcttttcctttcgaCCACCTCCTACTTCCAACCCCCCTATGTGGCTTCAACTCCCGATTGACCTCCATGCTCTACTTTTTGGATGCATAGTCCAGACCATGCGCCTAACTTACCCTCCTTTGCCTACTTTGGACGCATAGTTTTCACACCATGCACCCAACCTTCCTTCTTTCCTCCTTTCTTTGTTTGTGTCTGCTTCTCAACGTatgatttctcctttctttaTCTTCCCTAAGTGTCCTAGCACACTCATCCTCCGTATTCTATAAACATGCTAAAGGACTGTGAGGTTCATAACGGAAGTGGGATCAgtctcaattttaaaaatttacaaagaattaaaattacagaaaataaaattatgcattttcaataaaatttacaacatgcaatAATCAATAAGAAGGATTTTGATAAGCATTGTTCCCACTAAATTTGCTCAAATTTGTTACTTTCTTGTACAACATTTACTTCTGCTTCTTTGAGATCCACACGATAATTTGGTCTAATATGACTTGATTTTCCACAACGATGACACACCACCTTCATCCGACAATCAGGTTTGATGTCTCCCAGCTTGCTGCACCTAAAACATCCCTGCAATTTTCCCTTGGACTGCCCTACAACCATGAAATAATTGTTGTCATTTGAAGAACGTTTGGAAGAATAATTTACTATTCCCTTGTCTTTTGCATAAAAAACAACTTCCACCTTGGGATGAGATTTCTTGTTGTTGCCAAGCATTTGTTTCATCAGTGCTTCTAGATTTGACAACAAATTTTCCAACTCAACTATAGAAGGTTGATTTACCCAACCttgtatcaaataaataaatagaataaaCTCTTTTCGCAGCTCACGAATAAAATAAAGACGCAAATAAGCATCGCTCAAAGTCTTAATTTTCAGAAAATattcaaaactaaaaagttACCTCGAGTCGTTCTAGCAAGTTTGTTCTCCAAGTATTGCAATCTAGTTGTGTTTTTCTGAGTGAACAACCTTTCGAGTGTGTCCCAACTTTCTTTGGAGAATTCTCTATCATAAACATGCTTTATATACTCCTTTCTTATAGAAGTTCGCAAAGCAAATAAAGTTTTGTCACATTGGACCTTCCACTTCCTTCGTGTCTCAGCATTCTCCAAAGTATATTTTGGAATTGAATCGTCACTGGAAACAAGATCCCACAAATCTTGTCCTTGAAGAAAAGCTTCCATACATAGCCTCTAGTAGCTATAATTATCACCAGCAAGCTTGTCTACATAAATATTGTTTCCACCATTCATCTTCACAAAGCATTTAAACTCAAATACAAAACAAAGAACCTGAACACTCTGATACCATATAACGAAAAATAACAAATTGAAGAGAACGATAGGTGGAAACACGAGAGAAAATATTGCATGAAGGATCAAGTGTTTCAATTAAGTTTTACATTCATTTAAGTGGAAACAATACAagtatttataggaaaaataaGAAACTACCCACCAATgcattattcttaaatttttactAGTAACCTAGAAAAACTCCCTTGATCAATTCACTAAACTATTATGCCACTGTCCTCTAGTTTAGAGGtagaaaaaactaatttaattaataatttacaAAATGAGTTTACACTAATTTTTAACACTTAAAACATACTATGAATAAAAAGTATCTTATATTATTCCTCAAGGCATCCAAGTTGACTAGACGCGCCCAACTAGTGAAGTGGTAGGGACCATGTCACATGGCAAAGATAGAGGCATCCCAATTTAAAAGAGTAGGAACGAACCATGTCATGTCATGTAAAGCATTAgctttctattattttttttgtttcttttttagtaAAGAGATTTTTGGGATAAAATCCCTCAAAAGTGATATCTAATTAGTAATTAATTTCACATCATCTCCAAAAAACACAATATATATGTAAATCTATTCAATGTTTTTatatttaagttaaaaaataaagaagcaTTATTAGGGTTGTCTTGTCTCTACTGGGTAAAATTTTCAACATATATATTTCAACAATCCTTCAATCCAGAAACCTATCAAACACATCTTTAAGTTATAATTTTCTAattctttattataaattactacaccAAATACAAAATCTatctaaatcaaattcatatctCTCACCATAGATAAAAACACTACTTTTTGCTATCCGAAACTCGTTTAGAGAGAGCTTCCACAATAAAGTCCTTGAGTGAGAGGGGCAAATAGTACATAATTGCCATGAAGGTTGAATAGCCTCCGTAAGAGAACCAAGGCGACGGCTTCTTTTTTAGAACCGCAGCCACCGTCTTATCTGCAAACTCGGCAGTAGGGGTAGCCTTGGGGCCTTGTGAGGCATTGGCTCTGGCTAACATTGCAGCTTCAAAGGGCTTGAATAGCTTCAACTCAGGCATTTGATTAAAGCCGGCAATGGCAGAGCTTCCAATGTTTGATTTAATGGCTCCAGGGACAACGTTGATAACGTCGATTCCAAAGGGCTTCAGCTCCATCCTTTAATGTTGGAAATATCAATCAAGTCAACTAACATCGCCGTGTGAAATAAATGTGCAAATTAAATGAAACATGTCAGCGAATTGAATAGGATATTGATTGGGTTTGG
The nucleotide sequence above comes from Benincasa hispida cultivar B227 chromosome 3, ASM972705v1, whole genome shotgun sequence. Encoded proteins:
- the LOC120074723 gene encoding uncharacterized protein LOC120074723 yields the protein MEAFLQGQDLWDLVSSDDSIPKYTLENAETRRKWKVQCDKTLFALRTSIRKEYIKHVYDREFSKESWDTLERLFTQKNTTRLQYLENKLARTTRGWVNQPSIVELENLLSNLEALMKQMLGNNKKSHPKGSPRENCRDVLGAASWETSNLIVG